One genomic window of Trichomycterus rosablanca isolate fTriRos1 chromosome 1, fTriRos1.hap1, whole genome shotgun sequence includes the following:
- the LOC134324570 gene encoding leucine-rich repeat neuronal protein 3, with amino-acid sequence MKDGSFVDYFVLWFAMATFVHAVENKGVCPELCACEIRPWFSPSSVYMEALTVDCNDLGLFNFPSRLPAGTQVLLLQTNNIAKIENTLDYLPNITEIDLSQNNLSSISDINLGKLNHLLSLHMEENWIRVLPDNALSQLANLQELYLNHNLLSHISPEAFHGLHNLVRLHLNSNKLQIVNSDWFKSLPNLEILMIGENPILSLEDMNFQPLKNLRSLVLTRMNLTQISSQALAGLDNLESISFYDNSFPEVPHGALRHLKNLKFLDLNKNPIGRIQKGDFLDMLHLKELGINSMPELVSIDRFALNNLPELTKIEATNNPKLSYIHPNAFYRLPRLETLMLNGNALTALHRITVESLPNLREVSMHSNPIRCDCVVRWMNMNKTNIRFMEPDSLFCVEPPEFEGQHLRQIHFREMMEICLPLISPDSLPTQVAVGNGSSLSLHCRAFAEPEPDIYWVTPYGNRVLPNIVADKFYMHPEGTLDIYDITEEEAGLYTCVAHNLVGADLKSVSVEVNGYFPQPASGSLEVFIQSVQTNSVFVAWKTSHGSLAANINWYTVPNVDHPTVAFTARVPSDIRMYNLTHLIPSTQYKVCVDIRTIYQKHNTKCVNLTTKGEEQIAKDADKWDMTVITMLGVLLTIISVACLLICMFLRNYRHYTELRRCPSKTDLIPEAGRQSPFTGLWVSRKGGMPVAVEVKPTVITVVDF; translated from the coding sequence ATGAAGGACGGATCATTTGTGGATTATTTTGTTCTGTGGTTCGCAATGGCTACTTTTGTCCATGCTGTGGAGAATAAAGGCGTTTGCCCTGAGCTTTGTGCGTGTGAGATTAGACCGTGGTTCTCCCCAAGCTCTGTTTATATGGAGGCTCTTACTGTTGACTGTAATGATCTGGGTCTTTTTAACTTTCCTTCAAGACTACCTGCTGGTACACAAGTTCTTTTACTGCAGACCAATAACATCGCCAAGATTGAAAACACCTTGGATTACTTGCCCAATATCACTGAGATTGACCTTTCCCAAAACAACCTATCCTCAATAAGTGACATCAACCTGGGCAAGCTCAATCACCTTCTGTCCCTTCACATGGAAGAAAACTGGATTAGAGTTTTACCAGATAATGCCCTTTCCCAACTAGCCAACCTTCAAGAACTCTACCTGAATCATAACCTTCTGTCCCACATATCACCCGAGGCCTTTCATGGCCTTCACAACTTGGTCAGACTGCATCTTAACTCAAACAAGCTTCAGATCGTAAACAGCGATTGGTTCAAGTCTCTGCCCAACCTTGAGATCCTAATGATTGGAGAGAACCCGATTCTTTCTCTGGAGGACATGAATTTTCAGCCGCTAAAAAACTTGCGCAGTCTCGTCCTGACGAGGATGAACTTGACACAGATTTCCAGTCAAGCCCTGGCAGGCCTGGACAACCTGGAGAGCATCTCATTCTATGACAACTCTTTCCCTGAGGTTCCTCATGGTGCTCTTAGACATCTCAAGAACCTCAAGTTTTTGGATCTAAACAAAAACCCAATCGGGCGAATACAGAAGGGTGACTTTCTTGACATGCTGCATCTGAAAGAACTGGGCATTAACAGCATGCCAGAGCTGGTCTCCATTGACAGATTTGCCCTCAACAACCTGCCAGAGCTGACAAAGATCGAAGCTACAAACAATCCAAAGTTGTCCTACATCCATCCCAACGCTTTCTACAGACTTCCCAGGCTGGAGACTCTTATGCTGAATGGTAACGCACTTACAGCTCTGCACAGGATCACAGTGGAGTCTCTTCCCAATCTGCGAGAGGTCAGCATGCATTCCAACCCCATCCGCTGTGATTGTGTTGTACGCTGGATGAAtatgaataaaacaaacatcCGCTTCATGGAACCTGACTCCTTGTTCTGCGTGGAACCGCCTGAGTTTGAAGGTCAGCATTTACGGCAGATTCACTTCAGGGAGATGATGGAGATCTGCCTGCCTCTTATCTCTCCAGACAGTCTGCCCACTCAAGTTGCTGTGGGAAATGGCAGCTCCTTGTCCTTGCACTGTCGGGCCTTTGCTGAACCAGAGCCTGACATCTACTGGGTCACTCCTTATGGAAACAGGGTCCTCCCAAACATAGTCGCAGATAAGTTTTACATGCATCCGGAGGGCACGCTTGACATTTATGATATTACAGAGGAAGAAGCGGGACTTTACACCTGTGTGGCACACAATCTCGTTGGTGCAGACTTGAAGTCTGTCTCCGTGGAAGTGAACGGATACTTTCCCCAGCCGGCCAGCGGTTCTCTAGAAGTCTTCATCCAGTCTGTGCAGACCAACTCTGTCTTTGTGGCCTGGAAAACCTCTCACGGCAGCCTTGCAGCAAATATAAATTGGTACACAGTTCCCAACGTCGACCACCCGACTGTGGCCTTCACGGCCAGGGTACCGTCTGATATAAGGATGTATAATCTGACGCATCTCATTCCGTCCACACAGTATAAGGTGTGTGTCGACATCCGCACCATTTACCAGAAACACAATACGAAATGTGTCAATTTGACGACTAAAGGAGAGGAACAAATTGCCAAGGACGCTGACAAATGGGATATGACAGTGATTACCATGCTGGGTGTTCTTCTCACTATCATCTCGGTGGCTTGCCTGCTAATTTGCATGTTTCTGAGGAACTACCGCCATTACACAGAGTTAAGGAGATGCCCATCCAAAACAGACCTGATACCCGAGGCTGGAAGGCAGTCTCCGTTCACAGGGCTCTGGGTTTCAAGAAAAGGGGGGATGCCAGTTGCTGTTGAAGTAAAACCTACCGTCATAACAGTGGTGGACTTCTAA